DNA from Palaemon carinicauda isolate YSFRI2023 chromosome 23, ASM3689809v2, whole genome shotgun sequence:
GGCACACTCATAAGCAGAACAGCACGGCATTGTGTATTATCACGTCACTAATTATATGTAAAACAGAAAGAAAGTGTGTGGGCATGGCAATccgtatagagtcctttcaatgacgtcactgggaatcgccggcggccatgctggaggacatacaaagcgaaaccatggcggctgctacagcgaatatggacaatgagagcgactttgtcaaacaattgtcgggtgatgataagcgtttttacaagcagaaactcgatctaattgatggcctagatccatactagatgcagaattcattcaacttatggcacatgcaattcagatgctttttaaacttacaaaggcagaacatgagtgggcatacatttccattgaataatctgcttccagaatttgttgtttttccctttaatgcttttaagtccaaaattagataaacactgggccaatgaagagagtgtttataattataaagctaatattgatcatttagcctaaccttgtgtattataatttttgattgtcaaaatgtatgtaaaagttttgcatcataatgtcaaatctttatcagttcatgcctaaccattgtgtttgtgtttggttacaaatgctataatttcttatatacatataaacatatgatggacaaactctattgtaatgctcttggatgatcgttttgcctccttgcaattaaatgcgcaagtttaattattttttcgatgtttcatatataagctgaagaccccttcgggttaaaccagctttcagatattattattattattattattattattattattattattattattattattattattattattattattattattatataatcaatgttaattcatcacataggcctgtatgtctgcacaatttaatacacaaattaaaataaatataaatatacacttaattatatataggcatgagcaccttgacgaaatagagacctaggtaagtagcctttgttaatatagccaatatgggcgcttttaatttttattttgaaaatctgagatgccccttttgatgtttaaaaattgagatgccccctcacccacacacactacacactaaactgacgatgatacttgtgaagtcacccatgcgatcggatatagcgtgtttacacaggaataataatacttttagggcctagccgagactgacctgatatgaaatgatcagaacagatacgtgcccagggtagtgaggattcacgtagatcagcccgtgatattctcatcaaccacaagtcacgtctgcgcttggataattcttctgtatctttatcctgattctgaataactgccggtatgctgtagaaactcttgtcatctctttgtcctcgattcccactaccaacaatagcgcaaaaactgggcatcgtgtgaatgtgaatgtgatgagatggctaactattcaagagttcaatcacagctattcactgaacgcatctttgtatgtcctccaagatggcggaccggaagtttgatgacgtataatgaaaggactctattgctGGCCACTGACCATTGATAGACTGGTTAGTTGGTAGCCTGCCACCCAGGAACAAAATGGCGCCCATCACCACAGTACATAGTAACTCGTATGACGCTAATCAAACCTAAAGATCTGTACTGTAGGTTGAAATAATACTTCTTTACACAGGGTAGAATGTTATAAGATTAATTGATATCTCTCTTTCGTTTACTGGATTTTGATTTGTACTTTAGTTTCAAAACTACCTACCTGAAGAGCTATATGTAACTTCCTGCGTAAGTCCTGCTCACAACACATTTACTCTGCAAATTGCATGTGTGGAAGACACTAAGAACGTACTCGTAAGTGACAATGAAAGGCATCAAATATTGTTATACTAAGTAAAGATTATTAGTCCATACGACGAGGCATTTCATGAACTTTGCAGGCTTAGCCAAAGTTTCTACACTAGTGCCTGCGTTATCAGATTCATCCGTCTACACTGAAATTGACTGAGATTACTCTACACGGAAGTAATTCTGCTCTGTTGTTAATTGAAAAAATACAAGTTGAAAGATTAGACTTTGATAAACCTGTGCAGAATTTTGCATAAAACCAAAAGAACACGAGTATATTGTTAAAGTAATTTGTGTCTCACTAATGCAAGCACAGTATACTTTGACCCTTTCTCCTTGTTGTTGTTAGAGATTGCCTGGCCCTAGTAGCCAAGCACTGGCTCTTGCAATTATGCAACTCGTAGACTCTCTCCCTCTATCGCTTATTGTTATAATGTGAAGTAAGGATTCTAATTTAATCATGCGCTTTccagtttgtttatttcattcctTTATTGCATCTTCCTTCAATAGTAGTTATTACATAACATACTAATTCAAATGTTTAATACTTTTCATTCTTTCCTTGCTAAGTATTTATTTTACTTACCCCCAAAATCGTGTGTTTGCATAGCTCGCTTTGTATTTTTAGCTTAATACAAGCGATTACCATTTTGCATGATTACAATATACGTAATTATTTACACTGTTTAATCTGATACTATGAGAGTGTTGGCGACTGTATAATGTCCTAATACCAACCAGTACACTTTAAGGAGTAACCAAATCTCGCTTCCTCTCTCACTCCTCATTTGTTTTTCTTAGCAAATAATGATGAGTTTCAATGACATGGCATGGTATACTTACTTCTCTATAGCATTAGAATTTCCCTAATCTGCACTTGCCTAGTTCACACCAGGTTACAAGAATAGGTTAAAGAAAATAATACCATTACTCGAAAGAAAAGAGGGTAATCAAGGAGAAAAATTTTGATTAAAATGTCTTATGAAAACTGTTAACACTCAAGCATTGACTAATTATGTTGTAAATATGCAATAGTGTGTAAATAGAAGGAATAATAAACTGGAAAAGGCACTAAGACTGAAAGAGAAGTATAGGAAATATAGAAGAAACAATAGAAGTAAAAACTTTATAGAAACAGCCATTATTAACTATCCTATTTGAATCTGCCAATCACATCTTTAAGCTGGTTATGTGTGATAACTTAAGGCTTCAGTGACATGACTTTATTTGATAAGAAATCTCCCACTTACTCTGTTAGCAAGGATATACATAACTGTATTTAGATAATACTAAGTCTTTAATTTAACTTCACTAGTCTCAAGGACAATAAACTGAAAGATTTTCAGGAGACTTTGGCAGCCCGAGAGATTCAATTTCTTCTTGAGCATTTTCAGAAACTGGTACACTCCATCTTTTGTAATGAGGGATCAAATCTGAACCAATGTATTTGCTCATAGTCCTATAAGCATGGTCCAACTGCCTCTGACGGCTGGTCTTTATGGAATTTGCTTCTTTCTGTTCTAACGCTCGAGTGACACGATTTAGATGTCGGAACACATCCCACCCATGGTCTGGAAAAGCATGTTTAATCTCCATCATGAAAATGAGCTTCTGCCAGCAGTCAGCCCTTTCAAACGTTAGGCCATTGTCTACTGCTCTGCTTACTGGCTTATACTTATTTTGTATTTTAAGACGGTCATCGCCATGTATCTGTTCTTGGATGTACAGTGAAAAGAGATTAACTGTTGATTCTGACCCGTAAGCATGAGACCAGAAATGCTTTTGTTGGTAATTGTGGCCAATTTCATGCCAAACGACCCAAGAATATGGAGTTTCTATCAGTGTGAGATCATTTAACTGACGTTGAAACATTATAGGAAAACCTGCATGAGCACTTCCAGCAGTGATTTGAATATCATCAACCAACCACTGCTTACCTTGTGGTGGAGGATCCTCTTCTGAAAACCCTGCCAAATCTTCAATTTTCTCTATAATATCGTCATACCGTTGAAGTAATATTTCAGGGTTTGGAATTTTGGTAGCCTTTGATGTGGCAACTACCAACACTACTCTGTTGCTTTCCAGTACACTATAAGGAGTATCCAAATCTCGCATCCTCTCCCACTCCTCCTCATTTGTTTTTCCTAGTATATAATGAGGAGTTTCAATTAAATTTTGCACTTCTGCTGTTACAGTAATGTTTTCATCTGTCTCAAATGTAAAAATCAAATTACCCCCATATTGACTGCGTAGGAAATTAATTCCTGGGTTGACATCGAAATCCTCTGTCACTACTGGCATTCTCTTAAaaccttgattttttattttccgtAGTGTTGGCTTTAAGCGGTCAGTATGTGCCCCAACCTTTACAAATATTTGCCTTGCTTGGCTATCTGTAAGATCATCAGGCAAAACAATCATGAAAATGTCACCAGCAGCTACATACATATTAGTGGCTTGCCAGTCTTTCGGTAATTTCATGTGGATGTTCTCAGGTTGTTGGACTGAACCAACATTCAGAACACAGGAAAAGTTTTTCTAGGTATTGAAGCTGAAACAGATCCTGGGTAGTGACTGACATCTCTTGGGTGTGGTAAGGGTTTTGTTAGGGGACTTAGGCTGTTGATAATCCCACGTTCTACCTCCCATTTGTAGGTTTGTTTGTCATCTACTGGGAGTGGGTACAGCTGGAGTCCTACGTATGACTTCAGGCTAGTAAGGGTCCACCATCTTTGAAGTTTACCTCCGAGTTTTGCTTGTAAGGATAACTTTGCGGGTTCGGTTTCATCTGCTATTCCCACTGCATATAATCCATTCATGAAGAACCCTTCTTTATTTAAATTCCATTTTGGATTCACATCACCGTTTGGTGCTAGACGTAAACAGCTCTCTTCAAAGTCTGGAGCCAAATGGAGAGAGCTGTTATGGCCCCAATACCATACTCCATCTCTGACAAGCCATTGCTGATTAGAATTTCCCTCATAGGGTGCTAGATTTATGACAACCTCCCCAGACTCGTTGAGGACAGTCAAGCAAGTATGTGTGCTCTGGCTGACGAGATATTCCTTTTCCTCTGTAAGAATTCCTTGTTCTGTATGAAGAAAACTGGCGATGTCACCCtcttctggcaaaaaaaaaaaaaaaaaaagacaagttttagaatatattttgttaataaatttcAGAATTTATTTATTTAGCTTTTTCAATTAAATTCCTAAAGAAATTTCTGGAATGAGCTCCAAGTTCTAAAGCTAGATTGGTGATACACAAGATCTAGAAATTAATAGTCTATAACTAagttgaaagtttatatatatacatatatatatatatatatatatatatatatatatatatatatatatatatatatatatatatatatatacaaataataattttcctcaATTAAAATACGTTTGTGTCGTATCTAACAACATGACTTAAATCACATCAGAATATACTGTAAACACTTTGAATAAGGAATGAATTTCCTACCATCTAAAGAAGTGGAACACCTTGCGTTTTCAAGTGAAATTTCATCGATCATCTTCACCAGTGACTCCGGGTAACCCGTCTCCGCTGCTTGAGTGGCCTTGAGTTCAGCCATGACGTTGGACAATTTCCACCATTTCTTATTTTGATCGTCACTCTTGGCAGCGAGGGACACTTGTGTCTGTGGATATTCTAAAGAGGATTGCAATACTTTGGACTTGGTCTTCATGAAGCCTGACTTGTCAAAATTCCAAGAGGTTGTTTTCTTCTTGACTTTGTCTAGTTTCACAATACCTTTCTTCTCATTTGCACAAAGGCAATAAGAACGATTGCCCGCCCAGTGCCACACATTGCCACTGACGAACCATTGCTGGTTGATGCCACCAGTAAATGGGGACAGCTCTATACTGGCATCGACAGGGTCATTACTATCCATCACAGTCAAACAGGTAAGAGTCTTTTGATTTATGAGATATTCTGGAATAGCTTTCCATTCCTCACTACAGATGACTTCACTCTCACACGATATTGCTATGAGGTCCTCTCCTATAGAAAACAGGGTGATGTTAGTGTATGTAGAAAAAATACGATTTCCTTAGATAAAATATCATAGCTAAAGGTAGAAATGATTATTTTGAAGATTTAGAACACATAAAGGATACTACTTTAGACTTCAGTGGAAACTTCCAAGTTTAAGAGTATAACAGATCAACATTGAATAGAACTTtctcagaaaaaaagaatattgtcaAAAAGCTCTATTAGTACCAATTCATTGTGTAACTGCCCAGTAAGTAACTGCATTTATTAAGGATAAGAGACTAAACTAAaaagttacaaaataaaaaaaaatgtaatcttctATGTGGCAATGAGACCTTAGAAATGGTTGATTAATATTGTTGTTTTCCGGGATATAATTAAATTAAGAATATGATAATCTCACTTA
Protein-coding regions in this window:
- the LOC137617151 gene encoding LOW QUALITY PROTEIN: uncharacterized protein (The sequence of the model RefSeq protein was modified relative to this genomic sequence to represent the inferred CDS: inserted 1 base in 1 codon), which translates into the protein MYLLTRFISLSFILNAASTIHAHQDRFQIVIMSTQAVHPEYLVSQLTHTCLTVVSGTSIDDAVIGMANCNGSAKQQWFPRDGLWRWGVDQNLCLFSCEEKGQLCLAACDSILELWVLDEDMRLTLGTRALTVSGEGAQSQVSMKKKDSKVNQKWWTLSMLETSMEGNYLAGEHSLTPPLLDMCKKEIDKAAARRSKNGRHQMLDLCQGEDLIAISCESEVICSEEWKAIPEYLINQKTLTCLTVMDSNDPVDASIELSPFTGGINQQWFVSGNVWHWAGNRSYCLCANEKKGIVKLDKVKKKTTSWNFDKSGFMKTKSKVLQSSLEYPQTQVSLAAKSDDQNKKWWKLSNVMAELKATQAAETGYPESLVKMIDEISLENARCSTSLDEEGDIASFLHTEQGILTEEKEYLVSQSTHTCLTVLNESGEVVINLAPYEGNSNQQWLVRDGVWYWGHNSSLHLAPDFEESCLRLAPNGDVNPKWNLNKEGFFMNGLYAVGIADETEPAKLSLQAKLGGKLQRWWTLTSLKSYVGLQLYPLPVDDKQTYKWEVERGIINSLSPLTKPLPHPRDVSHYPGSVSASIPRXNFSCVLNVGSVQQPENIHMKLPKDWQATNMYVAAGDIFMIVLPDDLTDSQARQIFVKVGAHTDRLKPTLRKIKNQGFKRMPVVTEDFDVNPGINFLRSQYGGNLIFTFETDENITVTAEVQNLIETPHYILGKTNEEEWERMRDLDTPYSVLESNRVVLVVATSKATKIPNPEILLQRYDDIIEKIEDLAGFSEEDPPPQGKQWLVDDIQITAGSAHAGFPIMFQRQLNDLTLIETPYSWVVWHEIGHNYQQKHFWSHAYGSESTVNLFSLYIQEQIHGDDRLKIQNKYKPVSRAVDNGLTFERADCWQKLIFMMEIKHAFPDHGWDVFRHLNRVTRALEQKEANSIKTSRQRQLDHAYRTMSKYIGSDLIPHYKRWSVPVSENAQEEIESLGLPKSPENLSVYCP